The segment AGATGCTGGACCGGTCCGCCTACATCCATTCGGTGCTTGGCCAGAACGCCAAGGTTCCGGGGATCGCTGAACCGTCGGTGCAGGGCGGTGGCAAATGAGCCGCAAGAGGATTTCATTCCGCACTGAGTTGCCCCTGCTGGTGTGGCTGGTGGTCGTCTGGGGTGCACTCTGGCGTGACTTCAGCCCGGGCAACTTGGTGTTCGGTGCGCTGATCGCGGTGGTGGTGGCCAGGATTTTCTACTTGCCTCCCGTGGAACTCGGCGGACGCTTCAACGTGCTCCGAGCCATGTCTTTCGCCGTGGTCTTCCTTGGCAAGATCGTGGCCGCGAGCTTCCAGGTCATGTACCTCGCGGTCTTTCGCGGGCCTTCGGTGACCAACGCCGTCGTCGCTGTTCCCTTGCGGAGCCATTCCGACCTGATGGTCACCGCAACGGGACATGTGATTTCGTTGATTCCGGGTTCCCTGGTGGTGGAGGTGGACCGTTCGACGTCCACGCTCTACATCCACGGCCTCAATGTCCGCAACGATTCAGACACTGCAAGGCTGCGCCGGGAAGTCCAGGACACGGAGGCATCGCTCATCCGGATCATGGGAACGCGCGCGGAAGTGGACGCACTTCAGGCCGGAGACTGGCTTATGACGAGGGGAACTGGCTCATGAAAGACATCGTGCTGACCGTGACAGCGGTGATTCTCAGCCTCGCGGCGGCCGGAGCGATCTACCGGATCGCCGTCGGACCTTCGCTCCTGGACCGTGTGCTGGCCTCCGACGTGCTGCTAGCCATTCTGGGTGCTGCGCTGGCGATCGACATGGCCGTCAACAGGCACCTCAACAACCTCGTCTTGCTAGTCGCACTCACGCTGATTGGCTTCGTCGGTTCGGTGACGGTGGCACGCTTTGTGGCCGACCGGAGAGGACAGGTCAATGACTCCTAACGCCACCGGAGTGGACGCCGTGATCGATGCCGTCACCGCCGTGCTGCTGATTCTCGGTGCGCTGATGTCATTGGGGGCGGCAATCGGCCTGTTGCGCTTCCCTGACTTGATGAGCCGGATGCATGCAGCCACCAAACCGCAAGTGTTGGGGCTTTTCCTCGTCCTAGCGGCCATCGGGCTGCAAATGCGCGAATGGTGGGTGTGGCCGGTCCTGGCGGTCGCCTGGATCTTCCAACTGCTGACCGTGCCTGTGTCCGCGCACATGGTGGGCCGCGCAGGCTACCGGACCAAGCACCTCCACCCCGAGCTGCTCAGCACCGACGAACTCGAGGCCGTGGTGCTGCGGGCGGCCGGCAAGCGGGATGCCGAGAAAGCTGAAGCGGGGGAGTCGGTACCGCCCCACGCCGGGAACACGGGCGGTGCTGCCGGTGCTGGCGGTCCCAATCGGAACGGCCAGCCGTCAGCCTAGACGATGTCCTGCGTCTTCGAGAAGCGCGAGATGGCACGCTGGGTGCCTCGGCTGGCGACAACTTGGATGATGGCATTGACAGTCGCCGAAATCAGGGCGAACGTCAGCGCTGAGCGGAGGCTCGTCTCCATGTCGTCGTGGCCTTTCGGAGGCTTGTTGCCCGTGGTCTTTTCCCACACGGCATTGACCAGTTTGGTGCCGACAAAGCCCGCGCCGATGCTCACGCCGGTGCCGAGTAGCTTGATGAGGAGATTCATTCCGGGACTCCTTGAGGGGGGGAACAGGTCTGCCCCCAGCCTAACCCCACATCAGGCCCGCTACGGCCGCTACGCCCGCTAAGGCGCAAGGGACGGGGGCTGGCGCCTGTTCCGGAAGAACTCCTGCAATGCCCCTGGCTGCGGACGCACGGGTATGATCTCGCGTTCCCCGGCCAAGACGGCTTCCATGGTGCCGAGGGCGAGCAGTTCATCCAGCAGCACCAGAGTGGGCGGCATGAGCCTGAGTGTCCCCGCGGATTCAGCCTCAAGGATTCCGCGGACCGGCATCCACAGGGACGATGACGCCTCCGTGGTTTGATGCTTTGGCTCGGCTCCGGAAACCGGGCACGCAAGGTAGAAGTATGTGTCGAAGCGTTTGGGCTGGTCTTCCGGGGTGACCCAGTTGGCCCAGGGGCGGAGGGTGGCTGCATCGAGCTTCAGGCCGGCCTCTTCGAACACCTCGCGTTGCGCGGCCGCCAGCACTCTGCCGGCGTTGTGGCGTGCCGTCAAGGGCTCGACGGCGATGCTGCTCAGGTGCCACGCAGCGGCATGCCGTTCGACCACGTCGTCCGCGAAGTCCCAGCCAGTGCTGTCCACGGTGTCGACCCGTCCGCCGGGGAAGACCACCATGCCTGCAGCGAAGTCCATGGTGGACACCCGGTGCTGAACGAATACCTCCAGGCCGTTTGCGGCGCCCGCAGGCCGCGCCGCCCCTTCGGAACTCCCTCGCCCAGCAGCATCGCGGACCAGGATCACGCTGGCGGCAAGCCTCGGTTCGGCCACTGTGGTGCTTTCCGCTGTACCAATGCCTGTCAAGACCGCTCCTTTGCCCCGCTTGCTGCGATGATTCTGCTGGATCATTCTCCCAGTTTCGCCGCCCGACCGCGCCGCCTCGGGCCTGCCAGCTCCAAGACAAGGAATGATCCAGCAGAATGCGTCACTTTCCCGTTCGGAACCCCGCCAAGGTGTAAACTGAACCACGCCCAAAAGGGTGGATTGATAACGACAGGGGAGCGCCGCCGTCGGGCTCGCAGCAATGCGGCACGGAGGACGGGCGCTGAGAGTGCGGACAGCCGCAGACCCTCGAACCTGATCCGGCTAGTACCGGCGCAAGGGAGTCGAGTTCTCATAGTGTCCGGAACCAGCGCGGCGGAAGCCGAACGTAAGCCGGGAACACTTTCCCCTCCTGTTCCTCAGGAGGACAAAATGACTGGTATTTCTTCAAGGCCGGGTCTCACCAAGCCCGCTTTCAACTGGCGCGTCGTGGACATCGTCGTGGCGGCCCTGATTTCCATCGCCGGTGGCGTGATTTTCTGGGCATGGGACCAGATGGCTCTGGTTGTCACGCCCGTGACGGCCGGCTACCCTCCGCTGGGGGGTCTGATCGCTGGTGGTTGGATGATTCCGGCAGTCCTGGGCATGCTCATTGTCCGCAAGCCCGGTGCCGCAATCTTCTGCGAAATAGTGGCCGCCACCAGCGAGCTCATCATGGGTAACCAGTACGGCACCACGGTCTTGATTTCGGGCCTGCTCCAGGGGCTCGGCGCGGAACTCATCTTCCTGGCGTTCATGTACAAGAAGTTCAACCTGCCGGTGTCCCTGCTGGCCGGTGCCGGTGCGGGCCTGTTCTGCGGGCTGAACGACTCCTTCCTGCCGTGGGGCTGGAACATCGCCTACGAAATCGGCGACAAGCTCGTGTACATCGTGTTCTGCACGCTTTCCGGCGCGGTCATTGCCGGAGCCTTGTCCTGGATCGCCACCCGCGGCCTGGCCAAGACCGGCGTCCTGAGCGCGTTCGCGTCCCGTAAGGCCGCCTCGGAGCCTGTCTTTTCCTGATGCCCAGTCCTGATTCCGGTACCCCCGCTGCGGTGCATCCCGCCGCAATTTCCGCGCGAGGCTGGGGCTGGCGGCACGCCGGCCGCACCACACCGGCCATCCACGGCCTGGATCTGGACATCCGTCCAGGCGAGCGCGTGCTCCTGCTTGGCCCCTCGGGCGCAGGCAAGTCGACGCTCTTGCATGCCC is part of the Arthrobacter methylotrophus genome and harbors:
- a CDS encoding Na+/H+ antiporter subunit E; amino-acid sequence: MSRKRISFRTELPLLVWLVVVWGALWRDFSPGNLVFGALIAVVVARIFYLPPVELGGRFNVLRAMSFAVVFLGKIVAASFQVMYLAVFRGPSVTNAVVAVPLRSHSDLMVTATGHVISLIPGSLVVEVDRSTSTLYIHGLNVRNDSDTARLRREVQDTEASLIRIMGTRAEVDALQAGDWLMTRGTGS
- a CDS encoding monovalent cation/H+ antiporter complex subunit F — translated: MKDIVLTVTAVILSLAAAGAIYRIAVGPSLLDRVLASDVLLAILGAALAIDMAVNRHLNNLVLLVALTLIGFVGSVTVARFVADRRGQVNDS
- the mnhG gene encoding monovalent cation/H(+) antiporter subunit G; this translates as MTPNATGVDAVIDAVTAVLLILGALMSLGAAIGLLRFPDLMSRMHAATKPQVLGLFLVLAAIGLQMREWWVWPVLAVAWIFQLLTVPVSAHMVGRAGYRTKHLHPELLSTDELEAVVLRAAGKRDAEKAEAGESVPPHAGNTGGAAGAGGPNRNGQPSA
- a CDS encoding DUF4235 domain-containing protein; its protein translation is MNLLIKLLGTGVSIGAGFVGTKLVNAVWEKTTGNKPPKGHDDMETSLRSALTFALISATVNAIIQVVASRGTQRAISRFSKTQDIV
- a CDS encoding NUDIX hydrolase, which encodes MIQQNHRSKRGKGAVLTGIGTAESTTVAEPRLAASVILVRDAAGRGSSEGAARPAGAANGLEVFVQHRVSTMDFAAGMVVFPGGRVDTVDSTGWDFADDVVERHAAAWHLSSIAVEPLTARHNAGRVLAAAQREVFEEAGLKLDAATLRPWANWVTPEDQPKRFDTYFYLACPVSGAEPKHQTTEASSSLWMPVRGILEAESAGTLRLMPPTLVLLDELLALGTMEAVLAGEREIIPVRPQPGALQEFFRNRRQPPSLAP
- a CDS encoding ECF transporter S component; translation: MTGISSRPGLTKPAFNWRVVDIVVAALISIAGGVIFWAWDQMALVVTPVTAGYPPLGGLIAGGWMIPAVLGMLIVRKPGAAIFCEIVAATSELIMGNQYGTTVLISGLLQGLGAELIFLAFMYKKFNLPVSLLAGAGAGLFCGLNDSFLPWGWNIAYEIGDKLVYIVFCTLSGAVIAGALSWIATRGLAKTGVLSAFASRKAASEPVFS